GCTTTCATCTATCTGTTTGGTTTCTCGTTCCTGCTGATATTCACCTTTGTGGTACTGGTGTGTACCGGCAAGGTTGCTGTACTTCAGGAATATTCCATTGCGGTTGTCCTGGCATATCTGATAGCCTTCCCTTTCTATATCTTTACACCTGTGAAAGTGACAGGCTATACTCTGCCCACGGTCACTCCGTTGCTGTACGAACTCAATCCGGTCATAAGTGAGGGTTTACGCAGCGTGGATCCTTATTTTGATAATTGTTTCCCTAGCCTGCATGCAGCATTATCCATTATTGCCATGATGCTTATCGTATTCAGGACCGATCTCAAACAACTCAAGGTAGTGGCTGTAGTATTGGCTTTACTTATCCAGTTCACGATCTTCTATCTCGGGATACACTGGATAATAGATTTCGTAGGCGGAATCGTGCTTGCGGGTCTGTGCTACTATGTGGCTACAAGATACAGGGAGAGGATAGTCCGGAAGATGACTGTTTTGCTTGAGCCGCTGGGAAAGAAAACTCTTAAATGAATCTCTTCAATCCGCAGTAACTTCGTTTAATATTCTGATCATAATTCCCGATGGAAGGAAGGCCTTAATGGAAGAAGCATCCGATAAACCTGGATCCGGATATGGTTCTCAAAAAGGAAAACTGGATCCGCAGTTATATATTTTATCCTTTTCAAAGCTGTTCAAAGACCTTGGTACGGGAATGCTTGCCTTCCTGATTCCGCTTTATATTGTAGATCTGAATACTTCGTTTTTTGCTGACACTCCGGTCGTTGTAAAGGCCGGCATTGTTGCAACCGTATTTGGTCTGTCCAATGCACTATCCCAGCCCTTTATGGGAAGATTGTCCGACAGGCTTGATCGTAGAAAGATATTTATTGTTGCGGGAATGGTCGGATTCACTATTCTGTCCTTTATATATGCCAGAACCACTGAGTTCGAGTATGTGGTTCTATTTCGCTTCATTCAGGGAATTACCGTGGGTGCAACGGTTCCTGCGATAGTTGCAACGGTAACATATCTGTCAACAAGTCAAACGCGGGGAAGGGCGATAGGTATATACTCTTCCCTGCGTGGTTTTGGTTTCGGTACCGGGTCCATACTGGGTGGTATCATAGTCAATTACTATGATTTCAGTTCCGCATTCTATGTATGCGCACTTCTTGGCCTGATAAGCACCTTTTTGATAACATTCTTTGTAAGGGATGCCCGGGATCCTTCCGTAAAAAAAAGCAATGTGACCATATCATCTGCAAACGGCATCCAGTTCCGGATACTCGCGCTTGCCATGTTCATGATGATGGTCGGTATCATGATAATCTTTGCCTTCCTGCCGGAATACAGGGTCAGACTGGATGCAAGTGAGCTATCCCTGAGTATAGCAGTTTCGGCGTATGTGATATCAAGGGTGCTTTTCCAGACGCCAATGGGAGTGATCTCTGACAGCATGGGAAGAAAGAGTATGGTGGCCCTGGGTCTTCTTATCAATGTCCCGATAGTTGTGGGTCTTGGATATGTGGATAGTATTATTCAGCTGATCATCCTGCGTGCATTTCAGGGTATAGCCATGGCAGCGGTTGAAACGCCTGTTATGGCTCTGGCAGTTGAACTTACTGGTGGCTCTGCTGTGGGTTCCAGGGTCAGCACAATAACAGCTTCACAGGCAGCCGGCATGGCTTTGGGGCCATTGATCGGAGGAGTACTTGCGGGATATGTCTCTTTCAGGACTCCTTTCTACATCTGTGGTATCCTGATATTGCTGTCCTTTGTACTGGTACTTGCTGTGATACAGGAACCTGAATCATCTAGTGATTGACAGCCTGATTGTCGTTGTAGTTAAAAGAATAGTTCAAAAAAGATTTCTCGACATTCTTTCTGTCGGTTATATCATAGAATACGATAATTGTACCTGTGATCTCATTGTGGCTGTTTCTGATGGGTGAACCGATAACATCTATTGGTGTACGGATATTTTCCCTGGAAACAAGTACCGTCTTATCCTGAAGTCCGTAGAATGCACCTTCGTTCATGACCTTCCGGGTGGGGTCAGGGGCCTTTTTCCCGTTTTCCTCACATATGACCCTGAAAATCTCCTCGATGGGTTTTCCAAGAGCTTCTTCCTGTTTATAGCCGGTGAGTGCCTGT
The window above is part of the Methanolobus zinderi genome. Proteins encoded here:
- a CDS encoding phosphatase PAP2 family protein, whose product is MTAIALMTVMVPVVIMLNLLAYYFLVPKKYRNLYDSSAISDKLGNFFSYSVLPYFLIVSFVYLLVKSQGVIAESMDITPYYRLAEFIFSMEGNTVSSFQTIMSPALTYFSAFIYLFGFSFLLIFTFVVLVCTGKVAVLQEYSIAVVLAYLIAFPFYIFTPVKVTGYTLPTVTPLLYELNPVISEGLRSVDPYFDNCFPSLHAALSIIAMMLIVFRTDLKQLKVVAVVLALLIQFTIFYLGIHWIIDFVGGIVLAGLCYYVATRYRERIVRKMTVLLEPLGKKTLK
- a CDS encoding MFS transporter; the encoded protein is MEEASDKPGSGYGSQKGKLDPQLYILSFSKLFKDLGTGMLAFLIPLYIVDLNTSFFADTPVVVKAGIVATVFGLSNALSQPFMGRLSDRLDRRKIFIVAGMVGFTILSFIYARTTEFEYVVLFRFIQGITVGATVPAIVATVTYLSTSQTRGRAIGIYSSLRGFGFGTGSILGGIIVNYYDFSSAFYVCALLGLISTFLITFFVRDARDPSVKKSNVTISSANGIQFRILALAMFMMMVGIMIIFAFLPEYRVRLDASELSLSIAVSAYVISRVLFQTPMGVISDSMGRKSMVALGLLINVPIVVGLGYVDSIIQLIILRAFQGIAMAAVETPVMALAVELTGGSAVGSRVSTITASQAAGMALGPLIGGVLAGYVSFRTPFYICGILILLSFVLVLAVIQEPESSSD